The DNA window GGCGCGGGCGCGGTGCGACCGGAAACATTGGCGGATGGGCAACAGGGAAAACGAAATCCGTCAGGATGTCGCGGCCAGAGCCTCGTCGCAGGCCTCATGCGCCTGACGCACGAGGCCGCAGATGCGCGCGGGCGACAGACCGAGGCGCTTGGCGATCTCCTTCTGGGGAACGCCCTCGATCCGGTGCAGCGTGAAGGCCGTGCGCGCGGTCTCCGGCAGGCCTGCGATCGCGCGCTCGACCGCCTTCAAGGCTTCGCATCCTTCCAGCGTCTTGTCGGGGCAGGCCGCGCAGGACGCCGCGCAGGCAAGGCCCTCGTCCTCGCCCGTGAACAGGCGGGTTTCGAAACCGCGCCGGCGCGCCCGGTCGATGGCGAGGTTGCGGACCATGCGCATGAGATAGGCTTCCGGCGTGCCGATCTCCTCGGCCGCCTCGCCCATCAGGACGCGCAGGGCAGCATCCTGGACGACGTCTTCCGCCAGGAACATGCAGCCGACATGCCGCCGCGCAATGGCGGTAAGTTGCGGCCGCAGCCGTTCCACCGTTGCGATGAGGTCGCGTGTAGAGCGGCGGGGCGTGGCAGCTTCTATGTCGGCGTGAGCGGCATGCGTCACGGGATCGTCTCCGGTTGAGTGTCCTTGGAAGATGCTCAACCGGTATATAACATGAATTTTTGAGTCAAGATATAATGCGGGCAGGTGTTGTGCTCTTGCGGCGAGCGGCGAGCGGCGAGCGGCGACAGGCGCAGGGCGGGTCGTCAGGCGCGGCGATAGAGGAAATAACGCCCATCGGGAATGCCGGCGGGCACGGGAAGTTCGACGAGAAGCGAGTGTGGGAGGGGCAGTCCGCTGACCGCAAGGCCGCCCGGCCGCAACACGCCGGCCATGGCATCGGGCAGCCAGGTCAGTGTCTCCGCGTCGAGGTCGTCGTGGCCGGTTCCGATGTCGGCATGAGCCATGGCCGCGTCCGACCCGACGAAGGCCCGGATCGTCTCCCGGATTTCGCCGAGGACCATATCCTCGGGATCGGGGGTCGATTGTGCAAAGGAATGCGCGTGCCGGTCGAAGGCGATGATCCGGCGTCCGGGAAATAGCTCCCGCAGATGATCGTAGGTACGCCCGTTGCCGAGCCCCAGTTCCAGGATGGGGCCGGGGACGCCCTTCAGGGCTTCGGCGAGGCTGTCGAGAATGTCGCGCTGGGCCGTAAGGCGCCGGATGACACTGTCGAGACGGCTCATGGCGCGGCGCGGGCTCCTGTCTGGCGGCTGATCCGGATCAGATGCGCCGCTCGACCATCATCTTCTTGATCTCGGCGATCGCCTTGGCCGGGTTGAGACCCTTCGGGCAGGCCTTGGAGCAGTTCATGATCGTGTGGCAGCGATAGAGCCGGAAGGGGTCTTCCAGATTGTCGAGCCGTTCGCCCGTCGCCTCGTCTCTGGAGTCGATCAGCCAGCGGTAGGCCTGCAGCAGGGCAGCCGGGCCGAGATAGCGGTCGCCGTTCCACCAGTAGCTCGGGCAGGAGGTCGAACAGCAGGCGCACAGGATGCACTCGTAGAGGCCGTCGAGCTTCTCGCGGTCG is part of the Hartmannibacter diazotrophicus genome and encodes:
- a CDS encoding sigma-70 family RNA polymerase sigma factor, yielding MTHAAHADIEAATPRRSTRDLIATVERLRPQLTAIARRHVGCMFLAEDVVQDAALRVLMGEAAEEIGTPEAYLMRMVRNLAIDRARRRGFETRLFTGEDEGLACAASCAACPDKTLEGCEALKAVERAIAGLPETARTAFTLHRIEGVPQKEIAKRLGLSPARICGLVRQAHEACDEALAATS
- a CDS encoding class I SAM-dependent methyltransferase — protein: MSRLDSVIRRLTAQRDILDSLAEALKGVPGPILELGLGNGRTYDHLRELFPGRRIIAFDRHAHSFAQSTPDPEDMVLGEIRETIRAFVGSDAAMAHADIGTGHDDLDAETLTWLPDAMAGVLRPGGLAVSGLPLPHSLLVELPVPAGIPDGRYFLYRRA